The Cyprinus carpio isolate SPL01 chromosome A3, ASM1834038v1, whole genome shotgun sequence genomic interval taagaataaacaaatttcttaaaatttattttaaattaaaatttatgaatGTCTACTTTTGCAaggaataaaaattatgaaaaagagTTTATTTTTGAAGTTACTAAAACATTTTGCTAATATGGATATCTGGGGATAAATTCctgtttacaaaattacaaaagtcaTTGCTTTGCAACAGAcacaattctaaaataaatgagCACGTGTGTTGACAAAGGAGAAACTGGGtgtaaaatactgtcattaaaCTTAATAGTTTAATGgatagtttatatagtttatgAATAAGAAACTACAACAGAAgggcagaataataataaaaaaaattattattattttgtcgaATAACTCATAATTCTGTCCATTCTGTATCACTGAATTTATGGTTacaaaaagtttcttttttatttattattaatttttttattattattgttaacattttGCCAGTAACATTTGACCTTTAAAAACATAGTGTAGAAAAGCTCATCTAAAGATTATATCTCAATTCACAGATGATTCAATACCTTATTTAAAATCCGGTATGTTTTaactgcttttttgtttctttttacttTACAGAGGGATTCAGCAAAACGTTTTAATTAAgagcaaaatgcaataaaatttggTTTAGAAGCTGTAACTTTACACTTATGAATATGACCTTTTCCAAGCAAGCACATGATTTTAATAGCATTATTTAAAAGAGCAGATCCAgtgttacaaaacaaaaacaggaccaTTTATTCTGTGATTGTAACTGTACGTGTCTTCAAATGAAGGGTGCCAGACGAAAATCCAAAAGAAGTAGGTTTTAATGATAACATTGGCGAAGAATAAACACATACATTACTTAACGTTACGTTACTTTAAGGACCGACAACCTTGAACTAAAGAGACCGGGTTTATAAAGACAAAGGAAGTAATCAGAAGAACaaaaacaggtggggagtaatcaattaactaaacaagaaaaggaacatgaccaaataaggaaactcaaATAGAACAGgagaacagaagtccataactgtgacattACTCCCACCTCCCGGAAGGCTCGTCCCGAGCCATAACACCGGGCAGTGGGGTGGACGCCCTGGAGGCTGGAGCGGACACTGGAGCTGACTGGGGTTCAGGGGCCTCCTTCCTCCCTGGGCTCGACGGGGAATCAGAAGCCCTCCCTGCATGGGCTCAActgggaatcaggagccctccctgggcttaacggaGTTTTTATATAGGATGTATTGATCATTCCATACAATGCATTTGTGAGGTGAAAATTTGGGTTTAAAAGCTAGTTTCCAATAATCCAGTGCTTGCTTGTGAAAATATGATAAATGGAAAGGTAACTTATAACCGTTAAAATTACAACTTAGTAAAAACTTTtaaccaaacaaaacatttaaataataagtaTGAAATGAAAAACCATGGGAGCATTTCCTCCAAGCATACATTGTTTGACCCAGTTGACTTTAAACACATTCTTTTGTCCACATATAATGATAAAACCAGGTAAACCATTCTTGAGATTCCTTCCACTTTTGAAAGAAATGTCCTTCCTTGTATAGTTAAGTACTTTTGAATccatctgttaaaaatgttttttagttttctgTAGCTTAGGGGTAAAGTTGTTGAATGATGAGGAGTAAAAGtttctataaaaaattatacatgtataaatgtataatttggcTGTCAGAATTAAGAGTGTTAAttctcttaaaaatatatatatatttttttattttattttattatttttttttaagagagagacCACAATTtttctctaaattaaaaaaaacaattggacTTTTTTCACCATATTCAAGCCATTTAGCTCTTGATCTTATAAAGGCTCCTCTTGCTCTTTCTATGTAGAGTTTATCAAGATTCTCTTGTAAAtcattaagatttattaattCCTTCTTGTTAAGCAGTGGTTTTTTGAGGAGGTCATTAATTTTGCTTAATGTGTTATTATGAAATTTGTACTTTCTTTTTGGCCTGTTCTTTGGCCTGTCTCTGTTCTTTAAAATCGCAAAGTCACTACGGGAAGCCGCTCAGCTCATACCCTGACAGCACGCTCTTACCCAGAAGCCTTTCCTCATATTGTACACAATCATCATGGCGGCGCAGGATGGTAGGTAGcatgaaaatgtacttaaatgcCATTTACACAGTCTTTGAAGTGTTATTTATAGGCGCATTGCATCAGTTCCAGTTATTTGACACTTGCATTACACTGAACGGACGTTCTTTTAACTTGTCAGGGTGAAATAATAGCTAGATATCCTGTGATTAGCCATGTTGAAAACTTCGGCTGTGTCACAAAATCCAGTGAATTGTCTGCATAGACACCAGTCTGAGGGAAGCTGAAACGTTTAAACGTTTCTGGAACTTTCGATTAACGTTTACAGGCATCGCAGAAGCGTTTGGAacgtcaccgtcccacctgtgggacgcttggcgctcttttttttgttgtcctttttctctataaaatcttttagtaatcatcataaattatatatcatttgaaagcttagaagctcaagattcatcctgtgaaaaccattttgaaatcggacattgtgttaccatggaaatcctactttaaaatcttatggcggtctcctcccctttagtgggcagtgtcaagtgtcatattacaaaatgcattacggtcttttagaatcaaaactttttataatcttggcaacaaaacatatcattggaaaggtctgagtctcaggattccatatttggtggttattttgagaattgaagtaaaattgacagagaaatctagggaaaaattcattaaacaaaattcaaaggagttttgatggctcccagtggctgtttgtggtatgacgccctaaataaaatctcacaggaacctcaatttttttcatatcaacttcaaatttggaacataaataatttagacacaaggctttaattttataccaattttagagtaaaacctgttatgtaaaatatttataataaataaaataaaataaaattaatatagcgcattttatttacagtacatttaaacttctataactttttgatacttaaactttttttaaaaattccactttttccaaaatctgctaattttcttctttaaaaagagaccaaccttaggtctatattccaaagtgttcataaaatacaacaatttaagtctggatagtgcactttaatgcctattttaaaaatggggggtgacagttaaggggttaaacgAATGTTCCAATCGAACCAATAGCACCCACAGATGCTGTCTAGAAAGACGGAAACTGAATTTTGAGACACATTCTTGATATGAGCTTGCGAATATTAGCACAGCTGGCTGGCTAAGTTACAGACGAGTCAGTTGTGTACGATTACAACACAGGCTCTATCGAGTCGCTCATGGTTACAGTTACTGATCTTAGTTCAACAGTTGGGCACAAATGAGCATAAGGGGAATTTACTAGATGTTTCGGCGCCTCTCTAGATGGACCtggcactggagcgagctctggggctggagccaacactggagcgagctctggggctggacctggcactggagcgagctctggggctggagccaacactggagcaagctctggggctggagccgacactggagcaagctctggggctggagccgacactggagctgACTGGGGTTCAGGGGCCTCCTTCGTCCCTGGGCTCGACGGGGAATCAGAAGCCCTCCCTGGGCTCAACGGgcaatcaggagccctccctgggcttaacggaagatcaggagccctccctgggcttaacgggggTTCAGGAGCCCTTCCAGGGCTTGACGGGGAATCAGGAACCCTCCTTGGGCTTAATGGGGGATCGGGAGCCACTGCTGGGCTTAAGTCAGGAACAGGAGCCTCTTCTGGGCATAACAGGAGATCAGGAGCCTCTTCTGGGCATAACTCATGAACAGCAGCCTCTTCTGGGCTTAATAGGAGATAGGAAGCCCatcctgggctgaactggggatcgggagcccatccagggctgaactggggatcgggagcccatcctgggcttaactggggattgGGACTTGACAGAACCAGtggagacacaggagattcaAGGCTGGGCAGAACCAGCGAAGACACAGGAGATTCAAGGCTGggtggaaccagcggagacacaggagacTTAAGAGGTAAAGAAGGTTCAGGGAAGTGCCCTAGAGGGAAATCTGGGGAGAGGATGGGTGCGGAGAAACTTGGGGGTAATGCCATGTCCAGGATATTACAGCAGGGGGCTGGCAAtggagggtgctctggaggagAGGGCGATTAAACAAATATGGCTTGCCATAGGAGTCACCGGCGCTCGTGTCTTCGGTGCGGCAAAAGTGGGGATCGTGGAGTGTGGCACTGGCTTCGTTGAACGCGGCGGCCTTGACCTCGCCACAGGTTGCCGCATTGACGGACTGAGGGAGACAGCTGAGTTCGGTAAAGAAGATAAAGATGGATAAATCCATTTCCATGAAGACACTGCTTTAGGGGCAGTACTACTTATAGAGAGCAATATTCTTCTGATATGAATATTATTGCATTTCTTATCTAACAAGTCAATACCACCTATAATTAATCGAGGAATGTCTTCCTTTAAAGAAGAGTATTGTAAGGATGATTCAATAAGCTGTAGAAGTTTAGGCGAAATACCATTGATCAGACTAATCAGAGTCCCATCCGTGTttataaattttgaaataaagattatattattttctatacattctttaataaaaatcctCCTGTTTTTATATAGGATGTATTGTTCATTCCATACAATGCATTTGTGACGTGAAAAATTGGGTTTATAAGCTAGTTTCAAATAATCCATTGCTTGCTTGTGAAAATATGATAAATGGAAAGGTAACTTataacagttaaaattacaactTAGTAAAAACTTTAAACCAACACAACGGTTAAATAATAAGTATGAAATTAAAAACCATGGGAGCATTTCCTCCAAGCATACATTGTTTGACCCAGTTGACTTTAAACACATTCTTTTATCCACATATAACGATAAAACCAGGTAAACCATTCTTGAGATTCCTTCCACTTTTGAAAGCAATGTCCTTCCTTGTATAGTTAAGTACCTTTGAATccatctgttaaaaatgttttttagttttctgTAGCTTAGGGGTAAAGTTGTTGAATGATGAGGAGTAaaggtttttataaaaaaattatacatgtataaatgtataatttggcTGTCAGAATTAAGAGTGTTAAttctcttaaaaatatatatatatattttattttattattttttttaagagagagacCACGATTtttctctaaattaaaaaaaaaattggactttTTTCACCATATTCAAGCCATTTAGATCTTGATCTTATAAAGGCTCCTCTTGCTCTTTCTATGTAGAGTTTATCAAGATTCTCTTGTAAAtcattaagatttattaattCCTTCTCGTTAAGCAGTGGTTTTTTGAGAAGGTCATTAATTTTGCTTAATGTGTTATTATGAAATTTGTACTCTCTTTTTGGCCTGTTCTTTGGTTAAAAAAGTTCCTTGTTACGTTTCATACACCAAATTTTAAAATCGCAAAGTCACTACGGGAAGCCGCTCAGCTCATACGCTGACAGCACGCTCTTACCCAGAAGCCTTTCCTCATATTGTACACAATCATCATGGCGGCGCAGGATGGTAGGTAGCgtgaaaatgtacttaaatgcCATTTACACAGTCTTTGAAGTGTTATTTATAGGCGCATTGCATCAGTTCCAGTTATTTGACACTTGCATTACACTGAACGGACGTTCTTTTAACTTGTCAGGGTGAAATAATAGCTAGATATCCTGTGATTAGCCATATTGAAAACTTCGGCTGTGTCACAAAATCCAGTGAGTtgtctacatagacagcattcTGAGGGAAGCTGAAACGTTTAAACGTTTCTGGAACTTTCGATTAACGTTTACAGGCATCGCAGAAGCGTTTGGAACGTTTAAACGAATGTTCCAATCGAACCAATAGCACCCACAGATGCTGTctagaaagactgaaacagaaTTTTGAGACACATTCTTGATATGAGCTTGCGAATATTAGCACAGCGGGCTGGCTAAGTTACCGACGAGTCAGTTGTGTACGATTACAACACAGGCTTTATCGAGTCGCTCATGGTTACAGTTACTGATCTTAGTTCAACAGTTGGGCACAAATGAGCATAAGGGGAATTTACTAGATATTTCTGCGCCTCTGGACAGCAGCTAGTCAGTTAGCTTTTAAAATCTTTGTACTAGAGACGGTCTAGTTAGGACTATTTCATAAGTAAAACATACTAGTGGGAATCTAGAATAAACACATGAAttcagcatttatctaaaattgAGAGAGTTACCTAGTATCCTCAAAGGTGTTAATATTAGCTATGTATCTTATCGGTTATAAAATATTGTCCCTTgaggatttatttgttttaatttaatgctttaataCTACAGTTTGAAATTGTCATATTAGTACTGTAAAACAGGTCAACACTAAATGTCTTCATCAATAcgatttaaaaaatctttctcaTCTGATAATTGTTCCCACAGGAAGTGAGGTAGTAGGAATGGAGGCTGAGGTCACACAGAAGGTACCAGAAGTGTTATGTGAAGCTGCTGGACAAGAAGATGTAGCAGGGACTGATCAAGCGTCTTTCGCCGATGGTGAAAGCACATCGGCTCAGTCTGCTACTGTCAGCAACGGAGAGGAAAGTGAGGAGGGGAAAGAGATGGTGGAAGTGAAAATCATttggaacaaaaacaaatatgaccTTAAAATTCCTTTAGATGGCACCGGTGCTAAACTGAAGGAGAAGATTCACACCCTCACTGGTAATTTGCATGAAAGTTGTGGTTGATGTATGCTTTATGGAACAAATGAAATTGTTCTTCGTTTTCTCATTCTCATCATCTCATGTCAtttaaacctgcatgactttgtGTTCTACAGAGATCATACAGGTGAGACCTTGGAGAATGTGCCTGTTTGTTCTCGTTTGTGGATCATGGAAAATTAGAGATAAACTAATTAAACATTTGGACACATGCAACATCTACTTATATAGCGCCTAATGCAATACAGATTATTTCAAAGCtgcttcacattaataaacaggaaaataactggtaataatgtaaaattcatCCATTTATGAAGCAAATTCAATTCCAGCTATAAAGCAGGTTTACAGAAGACAATAGAGACTGTCATCATCCATTAtccaattaaaaaacaattccatgtaaagatatatttatatatttttatattttataagataTAGAATTGTTCTTTGAAACTGATTTCAAAaatctgattatatatatatatatatatatatatatatatatatatatatatatatatatatatatatatataaatatataaagaatcaGATTTTTGAAATCAGTTTCAAAGAACAATTACATTTTGTGTCAGTTTGAATTTTCTAATAAAGAAAAGCAGTCAACATAGTGAGAccttataatgttacataatatGGAACCACCATATTATATCAGGATTGAAGTTACTGAAGAcaaatgcttttttgtgtgtgttttgaatggttATCAGGTCTTCCACCTGCTATGCAGAAAGTGATGTACAAAGGACTGCTACCAGAGGACAAGACGCTTCGAGAGATCAAAGTTACAAATGGTGCAAAGATTATGGTGGTTGGATCCACAATAAATGATGTACTAGCTGTAAATACACCAAAAGAAGTTATTCAGCAAGAGGTTAAAGCTGAAGAGAACAAAAAGGAGCCATTGTGCAGGCAAAAGGTGGGTGGGAAACCTATTTGCATAATGTGAACTCTAGCAAGCTATGATGTATAAATGTATCTATGTAATTAAATTTGATAAATGTACTtgtggatactttttttttcttctcagcaaCATAGAAAAGTTTTGGACAAAGGAAAACCAGAAGATGTCATGCCATCTGTAAAAGGAGCTAAGGTAAGCAAAACCTGTGAGGCATAGGGTATGATTAGACTGTACCAGATCATTACACGCATgccatacaaaatacattttatatataaatacacacacagtgagtgtgtgtgtgtgtgtgtgtgtgtgtgtgtgtgttttgctgtacAGCATCATGTGTGTGGTGGTTTAGTGATCATGTCCTTCATTTCCACAGAAATGAACAGAATAAATTCATTTTCCGCTCTAATGACATCCAAGTGATCTCTTATTTGTTAAACAGGAGCGTCTGCCAACAGTGCCTTTATCAGGAATGTACAACAAATCTGGCGGAAAAGTACGACTCACATTTAAACTGGAACAGGATCAGTTGTGGATCGGAACAAAAGGTgatttcatcatttaattaaacattcatCCCTGTTACACGATTTACGcttatcttgattttttttcccgGCCTACAGAGAGAACAGAAAAAATCCCGATGGGTTCCATCAAAAATGTTGTGACTGAGCCAATAGAGGGTCACGAGGACTATCATATGATGGTATGTGTTTATCTCAACAAACAGAATTTTAAAcgtaataatattaatgataattgtaaatatataattttttatttttttatggtgctgctgtaaaacaaaaatgctgcAGAAAATGGTCAAAtcatgtgtatatctatataaataaatatgtttttgtttgtttgtcacccTAGGCATTTCAGCTGGGTCCGACAGAAGCCTCACAATATTGGGTCTACTGGGTGCCTGCACAGTTTGTTGATGCAATCAAAGACACAGTTCTCGGAAAATGGCAGTATTTTTAACGTGCCTCTATAGACACTGAAGAATTGGGATTGAGAGCAAATGAGTGAAAACATTAACTGGAGCCAACACAATAATCTGAAGAACCGATTTTTCTGAAGTATGTCCAGAGCAAACCGAAGGATTGCTGTTGGACAAAATATTTTGGGGGTTTTAAGTGCACTAAGTGTCAGCATCCCGTTTTTCAAACTGTTTCACaactcgtgtttttttttttattattattattttttttaaagcaatccCAAGCATAAACAGAAAATTGTACAGAACTTGCATATACAATTCTCGTAGGTattctgaaagaaataaaaattatttaaggaAAATGATCAATGCAGTAGAAAGATTTTATCTAGTATATTTCTCAGTTTAGCTTACAACTCAAGCAAACATGCCAAAGTCAACAGATCACAGTTGTTAATTTTACAATCAGCTTTTATCATTGCACAGATTAtagtttacatgtaaaatagcAACGATGTAATACTCCGCTATGGTGTTAATCCAGGTTCAAAGAGCATTGTTGCATtttatgtagttaaaaaaaattcagcattttcCTCCACACTTAATTGCACATGGAGAGCTTGTCTCATTCTGTCTTGACAGCAGGAGCCTTGTTGCAGAATTACAAAGCCTAAAGCCAAGAGTACAGTTGCTCATCCTCTGTGCTTTCAACCACATCATACTTCGACAAAGGCAATatcttcttaatattttattgttaaatgcaGCGACATCTCTAGGCCCAAGTCCCTCTCAAATCAGATGTAATATTAGGGAAAACAGTGTTGATGTGCCCTTAATACTCAGTTGTATAACTAAGTTAAGTTGCTGATGAGTGACTATTCTGATcatgcatgttgttgtttttcaaacatGGTGCTAACCAATgatacacatttttaattcaataaagcCCAAAGGAAGGAAGAATCTCAGTGACCTTTCTGTAATAAATGTGCCCATgtacttacatttttcattttcaagctcTATGTATCAGCTCACAGTTTAAATTCTTCCTAAATCATATATTTCAGTCTCTGTCTAGTTCAATAATGAGAGGAGTAgctcaccctaaaatgaaaatttactcaccctcaggccatccaagatgtagatttagaattacgtcacttgctcaccagtgaatcctctacagtaaatgggtgccatcagaatgaaagtccaatcagctgattaaaaacatcacaataatccacaagtactcTGCACGCCTCCAGGCCAGTCAACAccatgtgaagtgaaaagctgtatgtttgtaagaaacaaatccagcattttttttttttttactttaaaccattaCTTCCAGATAAAATTTGAATCCTCTATCAATAATATTGAGGataacaggggatggactttacACCGGAGGAAACAtatttatggattatggacttgtattctAGGaggaagtgatggtttaaaaGTCAAAACGCttcaatgatgattttttttttccttacaaacacacacctttattttttttaacaagacattaattgatggacttaatgagtcgtgtggattactgtttggactctcattctggcggcacccattcactatagAGGAACCATTGGTGAACAAATTATGTAACGCTACATTTCTTTAAAtccgttccaaaaaaaaaaaaaaaaaaacctgttccaatgaagaaacaaactcatctacattcatttctgggtgaactattccttaataGTATTAAGTATGGGAAAGTTGGGTAGATGTGTTACCCTCTTAATCTAGTAAACTGTATAAAtgctatttataattatatttcatatttagaaAGAATATAAAGCTGTTTGTGGTTGAACGTTAGcatgttctttaaaatattatctgatgGGTAAAGAGTTTCAGTATCATCTAATGGTGATAGTGAGCTTTGCCTCTGAATGGAAATATGAGCATattacaaaatgtgaaaaaaaactaGATTCAAATATTCTGAATATCAAACCATTACACAGCTGGTtaatgaatataaacaaatataagcatctaagtatatttttttttttttttttttgagaagtcaTATTTCTATGTATATCATAGtccttttatttttcaattgATACCAtcttgaaatataatttcaagATACATTACTTTTGCCTCTATGTGACAACTTCTTCACAGCCCTCTCTATATCTGTACTGTTGTAGCTATATTTGTTCATCCTCAAATAACTTAAAAGCtcccattttaattaatttattgaaagGTCCAAATAAGACATATCTCAGATGTATTATttcaattgcaattaaaaaatacattgaatatgCATTTTGCTACTTGGTTTTATGAGTAGTATAAACAAAAATCTGCTGCTGTCATGCATCACTGGTGTACAGCTTGGGTcaagaggaaaaaagaaacagGCTTTGATAACTATCATTGAGTTGAGGAATGGAAAATATGCCGTCAGGTATGTAGTAGCGGAACaacaaaacttaattattttttaactttagtaaCTTAAGAGCTTACCTTCAAACAATCATAACAATAATTAACTTTATATGATTGACAAAAGATTAATGGAGCTGAACATATTTAGTTAGCATActctttatccaaagtgattaattgaaaaacaaagtttaaaactgagaaaactaaatatgaaatggtgaaagtgaaaaagtaGTTCAATAGAAAATACAGAGAGCACCATAAATTTAAGTGAATTCATTTGATGGATTTTTGTAGTCAGCACGAGTACTTTTTGAGCAGTATTGGAAGTTGTTGAAATTCACAAAATCTTTTCTATTAGCCAAATCATAATACCCTTTTCCAAAAGATACACTTTTTTCCTAGGtgtaaacacattttagtttGCGAATAAATAACTATTGTTCAAAATTCTAATTCAACATTTTTACACAATGTATTAACCACTACAGtagttaaaaaatacagtattttttttttagctgaaacacTGCTCAAAAACATCAGAACTATGTATTTCCATAAAGTGTTTAAGCAGAATTAACTGTTTACATTAcacttacatttattcatttagcaggaacatttattacaaacaatttaatatttgttttactgtttctttcttttttactttgaaaagGAACCATTTTTACTTGTCAGAAGCAAATTCATAACAGTCATCCTGACTGcaatccttttttttattacagttctgTACAGTTTCAGTACAGTTTGATGGAAAACACCGTTGCTGTGTGATGGTGAGGGATATTTGATCCATGTGTATGACAACATATTTATCTTTATAGAACTGTCCAAATGAACTGTGACCATGCGTCACCCCCAGTCTTGAAATATCTTAAACATGCATAACAAGATACACCTGTTTCACACGTAGCAGGACAGCTGATTGTAAAAAAAAGAGGGTAGTCTGTGTTTGTAATGCTCTGAAGAATAAAGATACACTTCCTGAAAACATCTTGTGACCATAACTGGGTGCAGTCATGATGattacaaagttttgttgttgtttttgttgtttttttcatgtcttttaataGACATCTGCactaatgataataagaaatgtttcctaagcagcaaattagcatagtagagtgacttctgaaggatcatgtgacactaaagactggggtaatgacgctgaaaattcagctttgacatcacaggaataaattacattttaaaatgtattcaaacagaaaagagtttgtttgaaaaacttgttttacaggattactgtttttactatatgttTGGTCAAACCAAATCCTGGTTGCCATAATAACCCATTCATTACTTGTAAAGGGAGCATGAATAGAAATATCtgattgaataaaacaaaaaatacccaCCTTTTTGTTAATCTTGTCTCGCATATCCAAACATG includes:
- the LOC109051090 gene encoding ubiquitin domain-containing protein UBFD1-like isoform X3, with the protein product MEAEVTQKVPEVLCEAAGQEDVAGTDQASFADGESTSAQSATVSNGEESEEGKEMVEVKIIWNKNKYDLKIPLDGTGAKLKEKIHTLTGLPPAMQKVMYKGLLPEDKTLREIKVTNGAKIMVVGSTINDVLAVNTPKEVIQQEVKAEENKKEPLCRQKQHRKVLDKGKPEDVMPSVKGAKERLPTVPLSGMYNKSGGKVRLTFKLEQDQLWIGTKERTEKIPMGSIKNVVTEPIEGHEDYHMMAFQLGPTEASQYWVYWVPAQFVDAIKDTVLGKWQYF
- the LOC109051090 gene encoding ubiquitin domain-containing protein UBFD1-like isoform X2, whose product is MAAQDGSEVVGMEAEVTQKVPEVLCEAAGQEDVAGTDQASFADGESTSAQSATVSNGEESEEGKEMVEVKIIWNKNKYDLKIPLDGTGAKLKEKIHTLTGLPPAMQKVMYKGLLPEDKTLREIKVTNGAKIMVVGSTINDVLAVNTPKEVIQQEVKAEENKKEPLCRQKQHRKVLDKGKPEDVMPSVKGAKERLPTVPLSGMYNKSGGKVRLTFKLEQDQLWIGTKERTEKIPMGSIKNVVTEPIEGHEDYHMMAFQLGPTEASQYWVYWVPAQFVDAIKDTVLGKWQYF